A DNA window from Phragmites australis chromosome 11, lpPhrAust1.1, whole genome shotgun sequence contains the following coding sequences:
- the LOC133885684 gene encoding villin-1-like isoform X2, whose protein sequence is MASDKAVELDAALGSHTVQYRETQGEESDKFLSYFKPCIIPVEGSFFSHMEGSGDKSNRKTMFRCEGEHVARVTEVSFSRSSLDHKSVFIVDTLSKIFVFCGCNSSMQTRARALDVVKHLKENRHAGRCEIAAIEDGKLVGDSDAGEFWNLFGGYAPIPRDLPDTVKEAPMTTPSKKLFWINKRNLVPMEPHLLDREMLNSDRSYILDCGTEIFLWMGMTTLVSERKSSVTALEDYVHYQGSLDVRTVIMTEGHETVDFKLHFQYWPKNVELKLYEAGREKVAAIFKHQGYDVTEIPEDKPQQLISSNGSLKVLLVDRGGVTLLCTEQEQLYTGDCYIIQYSYVEDGKDYHLFFAWSGKNSVKEDSVAATSLMSSMADSVKGHAVVAHVFDGREPDLFFSVFKSLIIFKGGRSAAYKNSVLQKSDRNGCYQKDGIALFRVQGLKHDCVQAIQVDPVASSLNSSYCYILQDGSSFLTWLGSLSSPSDHNLLDRMVDKLCTLKQSLLAREGSEPDRFWKVLGGRSEYSKEKHVKGWPADPHLYTCSFEQGLLKAKEVFSFCQDDLATEETLILDCKEVYVWVGLHSDVTSKEQALNLGKMFLQADILQDGRSIETTVYVVTEGDEPAFFTGFFDWDSSKQSSMVGNSFERKLALLKGLSPKLETPDRSMRRPSSRRPGISSEPTTPEHQQHQLAARRAFGSASTGRLARERSPAAALSPSPTLSQSPRSRSSSMTSAPTMVARRLFPASLHTSEAVHVLSAGTPRRR, encoded by the exons ATGGCCTCAGATAAGGCTGTTGAGTTGGATGCAGCTCTGGGCTCCCACACGGTCCAGTACAGGGAAACACAGGGCGAAGAATCTGATAAGTTCTTGTCATATTTCAAACCGTGCATTATCCCGGTAGAAGGTAGCTTCTTTTCACACATGGAAGGATCTGGAGACAAATCCAACCGGAAAACAATGTTTAGGTGTGAAGGAGAGCATGTTGCTCGAGTCACGGAA GTGTCATTTTCACGGTCCTCCCTGGATCACAAATCGGTATTTATAGTGGACACGCTTTCAAAGATCTTTGTCTTCTGTGGCTGTAATTCAAGTATGCAAACAAGGGCTAGAGCACTAGATGTTGTTAAGCACCTGAAGGAAAACCGACACGCCGGCAGATGTGAGATTGCAGCAATAG AGGATGGGAAACTTGTTGGTGATTCTGATGCTGGTGAGTTCTGGAACCTGTTTGGAGGTTATGCGCCTATTCCTCGCGATTTACCAGACACAGTCAAAGAGGCGCCGATGACTACACCATCCAAGAAACTTTTTTG GATTAACAAGAGAAACCTTGTCCCCATGGAGCCACATTTGTTAGATAGAGAAATGCTGAACTCAGACAGAAGCTACATACTGGACTGTGGCACTGAAATATTCTTATGGATGGGCATGACAACACTGGTTTCAGAGAGGAAGTCATCTGTTACTGCCTTAGAA GATTATGTGCATTATCAGGGTTCATTGGACGTTCGCACAGTTATAATGACAGAAGGTCATGAAACTGTCGACTTTAAGCTGCATTTTCAGTATTGGCCCAAGAATGTTGAGCTGAAGTTATATGAGGCTGGTCGAGAGAAAGTAGCAG CTATTTTCAAGCATCAGGGTTACGATGTCACAGAAATTCCGGAGGATAAACCTCAGCAGCTCATCAGTTCTAATGGTAGTTTGAAG GTTTTGCTGGTGGACCGTGGTGGTGTAACCCTCCTTTGCACTGAGCAGGAGCAACTGTACACAGGAGACTGTTATATCATACAATACAGTTATGTTGAAGATGGAAAAGATTACCATCTTTTCTTTGCTTGGTCTGGCAAAAACAGTGTAAAG GAAGATAGTGTGGCTGCAACATCATTGATGTCAAGCATGGCTGATTCAGTCAAAGGGCATGCGGttgtg GCACATGTGTTTGATGGCAGAGAACCGGATTTATTTTTCTCAGTGTTCAAGTCATTGATCATATTCAAG GGGGGCAGGAGTGCTGCATATAAGAATTCTGTTCTACAGAAAAGCGATAGAAATGGATGTTATCAGAAGGATGGAATCGCCCTATTCCGTGTTCAAGGGCTGAAACACGATTGTGTGCAAGCCATTCAAGTTGATCCG GTCGCGAGTTCACTTAATTCCTCATATTGTTATATTTTGCAAGACGGTAGTTCTTTCTTGACTTGGCTAGGAAGCCTCTCTTCACCAAGTGACCATAATCTACTAGACAGGATGGTGGACAAGTTGTGT ACATTGAAACAGTCCCTGTTAGCCAGAGAAGGCTCTGAACCGGATCGCTTCTGGAAAGTGTTAGGAGGAAGATCAGAATACTCCAAAGAGAAGCACGTCAAGGGTTGGCCTGCGGATCCACATCTGTACACTTGCAGTTTTGAACAAG GTCTGCTCAAG GCCAAAGAGGTATTCAGCTTCTGTCAGGATGACCTGGCCACTGAAGAGACATTGATTCTGGACTGCAAAGAAGTCTACGTTTGGGTTGGACTGCACTCAGATGTTACATCCAAGGAGCAGGCACTCAACCTTGGCAAG ATGTTCCTTCAGGCAGACATTCTTCAGGATGGAAGATCGATCGAAACAACGGTTTATGTTGTCACAGAAGGGGATGAACCTGCATTTTTCACCGGCTTCTTCGACTGGGACAGTTCAAAGCAATCGTCT ATGGTTGGCAACTCATTTGAGAGGAAGCTGGCCCTCCTGAAAGGACTCTCACCAAAACTCGAG ACACCGGACAGAAGCATGCGCCGGCCGTCGTCGAGGAGGCCCGGGATATCGTCAGAGCCAACCACGCCGGAGCACCAGCAACACCAACTGGCAGCGAGGAGGGCATTCGGCTCCGCCTCTACCGGGAGGTTGGCTAGGGAGCGCTCACCGGCTGCCGCACTGTCACCATCACCGACATTATCCCAGTCTCCTAGAAGCCGCTCCTCATCCATGACGTCGGCGCCTACCATGGTGGCACGGCGGCTCTTCCCCGCCTCACTACACACGTCGGAGGCCGTGCATGTGCTCTCCGCGGGGACTCCTCGACGACGGTGA
- the LOC133885684 gene encoding villin-1-like isoform X1 produces MKGVDDAFLGVGDQPGLDIWCIVGSSLVPIAKSLHGKLYTRNTYIILNTTVLRSGVRLHDVHYWVGDEAREEDCLMASDKAVELDAALGSHTVQYRETQGEESDKFLSYFKPCIIPVEGSFFSHMEGSGDKSNRKTMFRCEGEHVARVTEVSFSRSSLDHKSVFIVDTLSKIFVFCGCNSSMQTRARALDVVKHLKENRHAGRCEIAAIEDGKLVGDSDAGEFWNLFGGYAPIPRDLPDTVKEAPMTTPSKKLFWINKRNLVPMEPHLLDREMLNSDRSYILDCGTEIFLWMGMTTLVSERKSSVTALEDYVHYQGSLDVRTVIMTEGHETVDFKLHFQYWPKNVELKLYEAGREKVAAIFKHQGYDVTEIPEDKPQQLISSNGSLKVLLVDRGGVTLLCTEQEQLYTGDCYIIQYSYVEDGKDYHLFFAWSGKNSVKEDSVAATSLMSSMADSVKGHAVVAHVFDGREPDLFFSVFKSLIIFKGGRSAAYKNSVLQKSDRNGCYQKDGIALFRVQGLKHDCVQAIQVDPVASSLNSSYCYILQDGSSFLTWLGSLSSPSDHNLLDRMVDKLCTLKQSLLAREGSEPDRFWKVLGGRSEYSKEKHVKGWPADPHLYTCSFEQGLLKAKEVFSFCQDDLATEETLILDCKEVYVWVGLHSDVTSKEQALNLGKMFLQADILQDGRSIETTVYVVTEGDEPAFFTGFFDWDSSKQSSMVGNSFERKLALLKGLSPKLETPDRSMRRPSSRRPGISSEPTTPEHQQHQLAARRAFGSASTGRLARERSPAAALSPSPTLSQSPRSRSSSMTSAPTMVARRLFPASLHTSEAVHVLSAGTPRRR; encoded by the exons ATGAAGGGCGTGGACGATGCGTTCCTCGGCGTCGGAGACCAGCC TGGGCTGGACATTTGGTGCATTGTGGGCAGCAGCCTTGTCCCAATTGCAAAATCCCTTCACGGCAAGTTGTACACCAGGAACACCTACATCATCCTGAAC ACAACTGTGCTTAGAAGTGGGGTTCGCCTCCATGATGTGCATTACTGGGTTGGGGATGAGGCCAGAGAG GAAGATTGCCTTATGGCCTCAGATAAGGCTGTTGAGTTGGATGCAGCTCTGGGCTCCCACACGGTCCAGTACAGGGAAACACAGGGCGAAGAATCTGATAAGTTCTTGTCATATTTCAAACCGTGCATTATCCCGGTAGAAGGTAGCTTCTTTTCACACATGGAAGGATCTGGAGACAAATCCAACCGGAAAACAATGTTTAGGTGTGAAGGAGAGCATGTTGCTCGAGTCACGGAA GTGTCATTTTCACGGTCCTCCCTGGATCACAAATCGGTATTTATAGTGGACACGCTTTCAAAGATCTTTGTCTTCTGTGGCTGTAATTCAAGTATGCAAACAAGGGCTAGAGCACTAGATGTTGTTAAGCACCTGAAGGAAAACCGACACGCCGGCAGATGTGAGATTGCAGCAATAG AGGATGGGAAACTTGTTGGTGATTCTGATGCTGGTGAGTTCTGGAACCTGTTTGGAGGTTATGCGCCTATTCCTCGCGATTTACCAGACACAGTCAAAGAGGCGCCGATGACTACACCATCCAAGAAACTTTTTTG GATTAACAAGAGAAACCTTGTCCCCATGGAGCCACATTTGTTAGATAGAGAAATGCTGAACTCAGACAGAAGCTACATACTGGACTGTGGCACTGAAATATTCTTATGGATGGGCATGACAACACTGGTTTCAGAGAGGAAGTCATCTGTTACTGCCTTAGAA GATTATGTGCATTATCAGGGTTCATTGGACGTTCGCACAGTTATAATGACAGAAGGTCATGAAACTGTCGACTTTAAGCTGCATTTTCAGTATTGGCCCAAGAATGTTGAGCTGAAGTTATATGAGGCTGGTCGAGAGAAAGTAGCAG CTATTTTCAAGCATCAGGGTTACGATGTCACAGAAATTCCGGAGGATAAACCTCAGCAGCTCATCAGTTCTAATGGTAGTTTGAAG GTTTTGCTGGTGGACCGTGGTGGTGTAACCCTCCTTTGCACTGAGCAGGAGCAACTGTACACAGGAGACTGTTATATCATACAATACAGTTATGTTGAAGATGGAAAAGATTACCATCTTTTCTTTGCTTGGTCTGGCAAAAACAGTGTAAAG GAAGATAGTGTGGCTGCAACATCATTGATGTCAAGCATGGCTGATTCAGTCAAAGGGCATGCGGttgtg GCACATGTGTTTGATGGCAGAGAACCGGATTTATTTTTCTCAGTGTTCAAGTCATTGATCATATTCAAG GGGGGCAGGAGTGCTGCATATAAGAATTCTGTTCTACAGAAAAGCGATAGAAATGGATGTTATCAGAAGGATGGAATCGCCCTATTCCGTGTTCAAGGGCTGAAACACGATTGTGTGCAAGCCATTCAAGTTGATCCG GTCGCGAGTTCACTTAATTCCTCATATTGTTATATTTTGCAAGACGGTAGTTCTTTCTTGACTTGGCTAGGAAGCCTCTCTTCACCAAGTGACCATAATCTACTAGACAGGATGGTGGACAAGTTGTGT ACATTGAAACAGTCCCTGTTAGCCAGAGAAGGCTCTGAACCGGATCGCTTCTGGAAAGTGTTAGGAGGAAGATCAGAATACTCCAAAGAGAAGCACGTCAAGGGTTGGCCTGCGGATCCACATCTGTACACTTGCAGTTTTGAACAAG GTCTGCTCAAG GCCAAAGAGGTATTCAGCTTCTGTCAGGATGACCTGGCCACTGAAGAGACATTGATTCTGGACTGCAAAGAAGTCTACGTTTGGGTTGGACTGCACTCAGATGTTACATCCAAGGAGCAGGCACTCAACCTTGGCAAG ATGTTCCTTCAGGCAGACATTCTTCAGGATGGAAGATCGATCGAAACAACGGTTTATGTTGTCACAGAAGGGGATGAACCTGCATTTTTCACCGGCTTCTTCGACTGGGACAGTTCAAAGCAATCGTCT ATGGTTGGCAACTCATTTGAGAGGAAGCTGGCCCTCCTGAAAGGACTCTCACCAAAACTCGAG ACACCGGACAGAAGCATGCGCCGGCCGTCGTCGAGGAGGCCCGGGATATCGTCAGAGCCAACCACGCCGGAGCACCAGCAACACCAACTGGCAGCGAGGAGGGCATTCGGCTCCGCCTCTACCGGGAGGTTGGCTAGGGAGCGCTCACCGGCTGCCGCACTGTCACCATCACCGACATTATCCCAGTCTCCTAGAAGCCGCTCCTCATCCATGACGTCGGCGCCTACCATGGTGGCACGGCGGCTCTTCCCCGCCTCACTACACACGTCGGAGGCCGTGCATGTGCTCTCCGCGGGGACTCCTCGACGACGGTGA